One window of Ziziphus jujuba cultivar Dongzao chromosome 5, ASM3175591v1 genomic DNA carries:
- the LOC107420315 gene encoding CST complex subunit CTC1 isoform X2 codes for MENSKVLTIRELVHGGCPLTATSSPHSLPSKHTTPFPSASTNPNPNPDAPKVLIPLDQPASIVGTLTLPDSTTLRCSCNSCFHFSDGSATVCCDILHLDLRILGKKIRVLAWNFLPFKRGGGFLEIIRWSFPDSDCGPSLGSNVGSFPLTSGSSSVCEDSSKSRYRLHGVLESISPISVVPCTSGFSKSKSTVGSNSTPSTNLQGFLVQILVCECKFCRLMDNTTQEHRNHSFTKSMFLYFCGSASSWHPVFTKLIGNVVCVSGLKKKLVYIGKEESRLMYTTTEKTTLHLLGLLHKKHVQNEKTSIKGKGECGAYIGIVRGIYMQGMVVELDNEVWLLLTDQLLTRPHSVRVGALISVRNVHFVNPKFSWTKMLILGACFKTSITVERFSPLETGCHLLPESQSMLGNFVGSLAFSARLWVLLLVSCFRKKFAGFLSEKEILGSKHVTRLLRIKEGLVQMYASSHLPSSTIRSRHGVFMTLCKHDTCGSECERYSGNLKLVVPLFSFIRHFQDTWIRNLHLGNDNKILSNKILQDNNQHSLLSCEGRSYGQSIRKVFPSEDIGIVLIGSLKISPSSGRLQLVDATASIDVLIPDLSSTWNSNNIYEVIDYSLVIEGMPGQLDHMGLIENELFSCRSVFHFTQLAREVDLTVYIYFCLGSATCRNIPFYPRKKEECQRPESGIFHMLYITHKFPVLQKAHTGISDSSSAFVEALILSLNLFLPGEDEIKHLTKDSGDWLRECMEYCDDGNRQGHSSLKRHKVNHESSWAFSGLLENPCKPVREVSACSNSCVKPNEKQKNCNLTSHEVSCLAAIRGVNNHSGVYLVNLNCTRAMSSSQGFCRPIASKVMLEFRPESYYKYQLLQIGCYYITNHDKEDSFCNLMDSGDVSGVKILVTSRIHLWSLSFVSDEVLKNCISTNCLPSVGPSCIGDELLCNTEVFHKMFNDNSLETHSDVSLFLPINIINIIKPSIKEMDENIIPAVTPEGIAEVSPSSGTVVPFPLFLPKSKCLLPEGNLKSLRGNVLAVHGVDHNSVDATLSCQNLAYSLQSRFFHGFASSSCIHILVDNQIVSISGALSKHAFPVGFGPGVDATFHRVLELGGQNVWILTPVSFIVINSIEVVNACGHECSDQVSSMHDASLDTVSSSLIFQLLQRFDCNPTLSHCRVVAVSFMVLEKKNRKDVNLQPKFCSRQDLFDIQLACFVLDDGSSLCCCWADAERAATLLRLHEKLPQKAFENDETEKENSASSTNMSCIERILKNYDRITVKNYGSLFDSLYQDLDVSVSPENALSSSDEGFVKSLVFNACFGTQWRIVASLMDLDAVRQLTEENLLETQPNLYSMPHIWAKEVHNTHPYTEVRNMIQELLDS; via the exons ATGGAAAATTCAAAGGTTCTGACGATCAGAGAGCTTGTCCATGGCGGTTGTCCCCTCACTGCCACATCCTCTCCCCATTCACTCCCTTCCAAACACACTACTCCATTTCCCTCCGCCTCCACTAACCCTAACCCTAACCCCGACGCTCCAAAGGTTTTGATTCCTCTCGACCAGCCGGCGTCCATCGTCGGAACCCTGACCCTCCCGGACTCGACCACTCTTAGGTGCTCATGCAATAGTTGCTTCCATTTCTCCGATGGTTCCGCCACCGTTTGCTGCGACATTCTTCATCTCGATCTTCGGATTCTGGGAAAGAAAATCCGTGTTCTCGCTTGGAATTTCCTTCCATTCAAACGCGGTGGCGGCTTCTTGGAGATTATCCGGTGGAGTTTCCCGGATTCCGATTGTGGGCCCAGTCTTGGTTCGAACGTAGGGTCTTTTCCTCTAACTTCGGGCTCTTCCTCTGTCTGCGAGGACAGTTCCAAGTCTCGCTATCGACTCCATGGAGTGTTGGAGTCAATCAGTCCCATTTCTGTGGTCCCGTGTACGTCAGGTTTTAGCAAATCCAAAAGTACGGTTGGTTCTAACTCAACCCCTTCAACAAATCTCCAAGGATTTTTGGTCCAAATTCTGGTCTGTGAGTGTAAATTCTGTAGGTTGATGGATAATACAACTCAAGAACATCGTAATCATTCTTTTACCAAATCCATGTTTCTATATTTTTGCGGTTCTGCTTCGTCTTGGCATCCTGTATTTACTAAACTTATAGGAAACGTTGTGTGTGTATCGGGCTTGAAAAAGAAGCTGGTTTATATAGGAAAAGAAGAGTCTCGCTTAATGTATACGACTACAGAGAAAACAACTTTGCATCTACTTGGATTGCTGCACAAAAAACATGTTCAAAATGAGAAAACTTCTATCAAGGGTAAAGGTGAATGTGGAGCATATATTGGCATAGTCAGAGGTATCTATATGCAAGGGATGGTTGTCGAGCTGGATAACGAAGTGTGGCTTTTGTTGACCGATCAACTTCTTACTCGGCCACATAGTGTCAGAGTGGGTGCTCTT ATATCTGTCAGAAATGTCCATTTTGtgaatccaaaattttcttggacGAAGATGCTCATACTTGGTGCTTGCTTCAAGACAAGCATTACTGTGGAACGCTTCTCTCCACTGGAAACTGG GTGTCATTTACTTCCAGAGTCACAGAGTATGTTGGGGAACTTCGTTGGGTCCTTAGCCTTTTCTGCCAGATTATG GGTATTACTTCTTGTTTCATGCTTCCGAAAGAAGTTTGCTGGTTTCTTATCTGAGAAGGAGATATTGGGATCAAAACATGTAACTCGCTTGCTCAGGATT AAGGAAGGACTGGTTCAGATGTATGCTAGTTCACATTTACCTTCATCAACAATTCGATCTCGG CATGGAGTATTCATGACACTATGCAAGCATGACACATGTGGTTCTGAGTGTGAACGATATAGTGGTAATCTAAAACTG GTGGTGCCTCTATTTAGTTTCATACGTCATTTTCAGGACACATGGATCAGAAATCTACATTTGGGAAATGACAATAAAATATTGTCTAATAAAATATTGCAAGACAACAACCAACATAGCCTTCTATCCTGTGAAGGGAGATCCTATGGTCAGTCAATTAGAAAGGTTTTTCCAAGTGAAGATATAGGCATAGTTTTAATTGGAAGTTTGAAG ATTTCTCCATCTTCTGGAAGATTGCAGTTGGTTGATGCAACTGCCAGCATTGATGTTCTTATACCAGACCTTTCATCAACTTGGAATTCCAACAACATTTATGAG gtAATTGACTATAGTCTTGTGATTGAAGGCATGCCAGGACAGCTGGATCATATGGGACTGATTGAAAATGAGTTATTCTCATGCAGAAGTGTCTTTCATTTCACCCAGTTAGCAAGAGAGGTAGACTTGACAGTTTACATTTACTTTTGCCTGGGGAGTGCAACTTGCAGAAATATTCCGTTTTATCCTCGTAAGAAAGAAGAATGTCAGAGACCTGAAAGTGGAATATTTCATATGCTCTACATAACCCACAAGTTTCCAGTGCTACAAAAG GCTCATACTGGTATATCAGACTCATCAAGTGCGTTTGTTGAGGCATTAATCTTGTCTTTGAATTTATTCCTTCCTGGAGAAGATGAAATTAAGCACCTAACAAAGGATTCAGGAGATTGGCTGAGGGAGTGCATGGAGTATTGTGATGATGGCAATCGTCAGGGTCATTCTTCTCTTAAGAGACACAAAGTCAATCATGAATCAAGTTGGGCATTTTCAGGCTTGTTGGAGAATCCCTGCAAACCTGTTAGGGAAGTGAGTGCTTGTTCTAATTCTTGCGTGAAACCCAATGAGAAACAGAAAAATTGCAACTTGACTTCTCATGAAGTTTCTTGCTTGGCTGCCATTAGAGGTGTTAACAATCATAGTGGAGTTTATTTAGTTAACTTGAATTGCACAAGAGCAATGTCAAGTAGTCAGGGTTTTTGCAGACCAATTGCCTCGAAGGTAATGCTGGAGTTTAGGCCTGAAAGTTATTATAAGTATCAG TTGTTGCAGATTGGTTGTTATTACATCACAAATCATGATAAAGAAGATTCCTTCTGTAATCTTATGGATTCTGGTGATGTAAGTGGTGTTAAAATTCTCGTTACTTCCAGAATACATTTGTGGAGCCTTTCATTTGTTTCTGATGAAGTTCTTAAGAATTGCATTTCAACAAATTGTCTTCCATCAGTTGGTCCTTCTTGTATTGGTGATGAACTTCTTTGTAATACTGAAGTATTTCACAAGATGTTCAATGATAATTCTCTGGAAACCCATTCGGATGTTTCTCTTTTCCTCCctataaacataataaatattattaagccAAGCATAAAAGAAATGGATGAGAATATTATTCCAGCCGTGACACCTGAAGGTATTGCTGAAGTCTCTCCAAGTAGTGGGACTGTGGTACCTTTCCCTTTGTTCTTGCCCAAGTCTAAATGCCTGCTACCTGAAGGAAATTTAAAATCTTTGCGTGGGAATGTACTTGCTGTTCATGGAGTTGATCATAATTCTGTTGATGCCACTTTAAGCTGTCAAAACCTTGCTTATTCTCTCCAGTCCAGGTTCTTTCATGGATTTGCAAGCAGTTCCTGTATTCATATTTTGGTGGACAATCAAATT GTGAGCATATCTGGTGCTTTGAGTAAACATGCATTTCCTGTTGGGTTTGGACCCGGTGTGGATGCAACATTCCATCGAGTTCTTGAATTGGG GGGACAGAATGTATGGATTTTGACACCTGTATCATTTATTGTAATAAATTCCATAGAGGTAGTAAATGCGTGCGGCCACGAGTGTTCAGATCAGGTTTCAAGCATGCATGATGCTTCGCTGGATACTGTTTCCTCAAGTCTGATTTTCCAATTGCTTCAGCGCTTTGATTGCAATCCAACGCTATCTCATTGTCGG GTTGTTGCTGTCAGTTTTATGGTTCTGgagaaaaagaatagaaaagatGTTAATCTTCAACCAAAATTTTGTTCCCGTCAAGATCTTTTCGACATCCAGCTTGCTTGTTTTGTGTTGG ATGATGGATCGTCCTTGTGTTGTTGCTGGGCTGATGCTGAAAGAGCAGCAACCTTACTAAGGTTGCATGAAAAACTCCCACAGAAGGCTTTTGAAAATGATGAGACTGAGAAAGAAAATAGTGCATCCAGCACCAATATGTCTTGTATTGAAAGAATTTTGAAGAATTATGATAGGATCACAGTAAAAAACTATGGATCACTTTTCGATTCTTTATACCAAGACCTTGATGTTTCTGTAAGTCCAGAAAATGCTCTTAGCAGCTCAGATGAGGGATTCGTCAAATCGTTAGTCTTCAATGCATGCTTTGGCACCCAATGG AGAATAGTTGcgtcattgatggatttggatgCTGTTAGGCAGTTGACAGAAGAAAACCTTTTAGAAACGCAACCGAACTTGTACTCCATGCCACATATTTGGGCCAAAGAAGTGCATAATACACACCCCTATACCGAAGTCAGAAATATGATTCAAGAATTGCTAGACagttaa
- the LOC107420315 gene encoding CST complex subunit CTC1 isoform X1 has product MENSKVLTIRELVHGGCPLTATSSPHSLPSKHTTPFPSASTNPNPNPDAPKVLIPLDQPASIVGTLTLPDSTTLRCSCNSCFHFSDGSATVCCDILHLDLRILGKKIRVLAWNFLPFKRGGGFLEIIRWSFPDSDCGPSLGSNVGSFPLTSGSSSVCEDSSKSRYRLHGVLESISPISVVPCTSGFSKSKSTVGSNSTPSTNLQGFLVQILVCECKFCRLMDNTTQEHRNHSFTKSMFLYFCGSASSWHPVFTKLIGNVVCVSGLKKKLVYIGKEESRLMYTTTEKTTLHLLGLLHKKHVQNEKTSIKGKGECGAYIGIVRGIYMQGMVVELDNEVWLLLTDQLLTRPHSVRVGALISVRNVHFVNPKFSWTKMLILGACFKTSITVERFSPLETGCHLLPESQSMLGNFVGSLAFSARLWVLLLVSCFRKKFAGFLSEKEILGSKHVTRLLRIKEGLVQMYASSHLPSSTIRSRHGVFMTLCKHDTCGSECERYSGNLKLVVPLFSFIRHFQDTWIRNLHLGNDNKILSNKILQDNNQHSLLSCEGRSYGQSIRKVFPSEDIGIVLIGSLKISPSSGRLQLVDATASIDVLIPDLSSTWNSNNIYEVIDYSLVIEGMPGQLDHMGLIENELFSCRSVFHFTQLAREVDLTVYIYFCLGSATCRNIPFYPRKKEECQRPESGIFHMLYITHKFPVLQKFQAHTGISDSSSAFVEALILSLNLFLPGEDEIKHLTKDSGDWLRECMEYCDDGNRQGHSSLKRHKVNHESSWAFSGLLENPCKPVREVSACSNSCVKPNEKQKNCNLTSHEVSCLAAIRGVNNHSGVYLVNLNCTRAMSSSQGFCRPIASKVMLEFRPESYYKYQLLQIGCYYITNHDKEDSFCNLMDSGDVSGVKILVTSRIHLWSLSFVSDEVLKNCISTNCLPSVGPSCIGDELLCNTEVFHKMFNDNSLETHSDVSLFLPINIINIIKPSIKEMDENIIPAVTPEGIAEVSPSSGTVVPFPLFLPKSKCLLPEGNLKSLRGNVLAVHGVDHNSVDATLSCQNLAYSLQSRFFHGFASSSCIHILVDNQIVSISGALSKHAFPVGFGPGVDATFHRVLELGGQNVWILTPVSFIVINSIEVVNACGHECSDQVSSMHDASLDTVSSSLIFQLLQRFDCNPTLSHCRVVAVSFMVLEKKNRKDVNLQPKFCSRQDLFDIQLACFVLDDGSSLCCCWADAERAATLLRLHEKLPQKAFENDETEKENSASSTNMSCIERILKNYDRITVKNYGSLFDSLYQDLDVSVSPENALSSSDEGFVKSLVFNACFGTQWRIVASLMDLDAVRQLTEENLLETQPNLYSMPHIWAKEVHNTHPYTEVRNMIQELLDS; this is encoded by the exons ATGGAAAATTCAAAGGTTCTGACGATCAGAGAGCTTGTCCATGGCGGTTGTCCCCTCACTGCCACATCCTCTCCCCATTCACTCCCTTCCAAACACACTACTCCATTTCCCTCCGCCTCCACTAACCCTAACCCTAACCCCGACGCTCCAAAGGTTTTGATTCCTCTCGACCAGCCGGCGTCCATCGTCGGAACCCTGACCCTCCCGGACTCGACCACTCTTAGGTGCTCATGCAATAGTTGCTTCCATTTCTCCGATGGTTCCGCCACCGTTTGCTGCGACATTCTTCATCTCGATCTTCGGATTCTGGGAAAGAAAATCCGTGTTCTCGCTTGGAATTTCCTTCCATTCAAACGCGGTGGCGGCTTCTTGGAGATTATCCGGTGGAGTTTCCCGGATTCCGATTGTGGGCCCAGTCTTGGTTCGAACGTAGGGTCTTTTCCTCTAACTTCGGGCTCTTCCTCTGTCTGCGAGGACAGTTCCAAGTCTCGCTATCGACTCCATGGAGTGTTGGAGTCAATCAGTCCCATTTCTGTGGTCCCGTGTACGTCAGGTTTTAGCAAATCCAAAAGTACGGTTGGTTCTAACTCAACCCCTTCAACAAATCTCCAAGGATTTTTGGTCCAAATTCTGGTCTGTGAGTGTAAATTCTGTAGGTTGATGGATAATACAACTCAAGAACATCGTAATCATTCTTTTACCAAATCCATGTTTCTATATTTTTGCGGTTCTGCTTCGTCTTGGCATCCTGTATTTACTAAACTTATAGGAAACGTTGTGTGTGTATCGGGCTTGAAAAAGAAGCTGGTTTATATAGGAAAAGAAGAGTCTCGCTTAATGTATACGACTACAGAGAAAACAACTTTGCATCTACTTGGATTGCTGCACAAAAAACATGTTCAAAATGAGAAAACTTCTATCAAGGGTAAAGGTGAATGTGGAGCATATATTGGCATAGTCAGAGGTATCTATATGCAAGGGATGGTTGTCGAGCTGGATAACGAAGTGTGGCTTTTGTTGACCGATCAACTTCTTACTCGGCCACATAGTGTCAGAGTGGGTGCTCTT ATATCTGTCAGAAATGTCCATTTTGtgaatccaaaattttcttggacGAAGATGCTCATACTTGGTGCTTGCTTCAAGACAAGCATTACTGTGGAACGCTTCTCTCCACTGGAAACTGG GTGTCATTTACTTCCAGAGTCACAGAGTATGTTGGGGAACTTCGTTGGGTCCTTAGCCTTTTCTGCCAGATTATG GGTATTACTTCTTGTTTCATGCTTCCGAAAGAAGTTTGCTGGTTTCTTATCTGAGAAGGAGATATTGGGATCAAAACATGTAACTCGCTTGCTCAGGATT AAGGAAGGACTGGTTCAGATGTATGCTAGTTCACATTTACCTTCATCAACAATTCGATCTCGG CATGGAGTATTCATGACACTATGCAAGCATGACACATGTGGTTCTGAGTGTGAACGATATAGTGGTAATCTAAAACTG GTGGTGCCTCTATTTAGTTTCATACGTCATTTTCAGGACACATGGATCAGAAATCTACATTTGGGAAATGACAATAAAATATTGTCTAATAAAATATTGCAAGACAACAACCAACATAGCCTTCTATCCTGTGAAGGGAGATCCTATGGTCAGTCAATTAGAAAGGTTTTTCCAAGTGAAGATATAGGCATAGTTTTAATTGGAAGTTTGAAG ATTTCTCCATCTTCTGGAAGATTGCAGTTGGTTGATGCAACTGCCAGCATTGATGTTCTTATACCAGACCTTTCATCAACTTGGAATTCCAACAACATTTATGAG gtAATTGACTATAGTCTTGTGATTGAAGGCATGCCAGGACAGCTGGATCATATGGGACTGATTGAAAATGAGTTATTCTCATGCAGAAGTGTCTTTCATTTCACCCAGTTAGCAAGAGAGGTAGACTTGACAGTTTACATTTACTTTTGCCTGGGGAGTGCAACTTGCAGAAATATTCCGTTTTATCCTCGTAAGAAAGAAGAATGTCAGAGACCTGAAAGTGGAATATTTCATATGCTCTACATAACCCACAAGTTTCCAGTGCTACAAAAG TTTCAGGCTCATACTGGTATATCAGACTCATCAAGTGCGTTTGTTGAGGCATTAATCTTGTCTTTGAATTTATTCCTTCCTGGAGAAGATGAAATTAAGCACCTAACAAAGGATTCAGGAGATTGGCTGAGGGAGTGCATGGAGTATTGTGATGATGGCAATCGTCAGGGTCATTCTTCTCTTAAGAGACACAAAGTCAATCATGAATCAAGTTGGGCATTTTCAGGCTTGTTGGAGAATCCCTGCAAACCTGTTAGGGAAGTGAGTGCTTGTTCTAATTCTTGCGTGAAACCCAATGAGAAACAGAAAAATTGCAACTTGACTTCTCATGAAGTTTCTTGCTTGGCTGCCATTAGAGGTGTTAACAATCATAGTGGAGTTTATTTAGTTAACTTGAATTGCACAAGAGCAATGTCAAGTAGTCAGGGTTTTTGCAGACCAATTGCCTCGAAGGTAATGCTGGAGTTTAGGCCTGAAAGTTATTATAAGTATCAG TTGTTGCAGATTGGTTGTTATTACATCACAAATCATGATAAAGAAGATTCCTTCTGTAATCTTATGGATTCTGGTGATGTAAGTGGTGTTAAAATTCTCGTTACTTCCAGAATACATTTGTGGAGCCTTTCATTTGTTTCTGATGAAGTTCTTAAGAATTGCATTTCAACAAATTGTCTTCCATCAGTTGGTCCTTCTTGTATTGGTGATGAACTTCTTTGTAATACTGAAGTATTTCACAAGATGTTCAATGATAATTCTCTGGAAACCCATTCGGATGTTTCTCTTTTCCTCCctataaacataataaatattattaagccAAGCATAAAAGAAATGGATGAGAATATTATTCCAGCCGTGACACCTGAAGGTATTGCTGAAGTCTCTCCAAGTAGTGGGACTGTGGTACCTTTCCCTTTGTTCTTGCCCAAGTCTAAATGCCTGCTACCTGAAGGAAATTTAAAATCTTTGCGTGGGAATGTACTTGCTGTTCATGGAGTTGATCATAATTCTGTTGATGCCACTTTAAGCTGTCAAAACCTTGCTTATTCTCTCCAGTCCAGGTTCTTTCATGGATTTGCAAGCAGTTCCTGTATTCATATTTTGGTGGACAATCAAATT GTGAGCATATCTGGTGCTTTGAGTAAACATGCATTTCCTGTTGGGTTTGGACCCGGTGTGGATGCAACATTCCATCGAGTTCTTGAATTGGG GGGACAGAATGTATGGATTTTGACACCTGTATCATTTATTGTAATAAATTCCATAGAGGTAGTAAATGCGTGCGGCCACGAGTGTTCAGATCAGGTTTCAAGCATGCATGATGCTTCGCTGGATACTGTTTCCTCAAGTCTGATTTTCCAATTGCTTCAGCGCTTTGATTGCAATCCAACGCTATCTCATTGTCGG GTTGTTGCTGTCAGTTTTATGGTTCTGgagaaaaagaatagaaaagatGTTAATCTTCAACCAAAATTTTGTTCCCGTCAAGATCTTTTCGACATCCAGCTTGCTTGTTTTGTGTTGG ATGATGGATCGTCCTTGTGTTGTTGCTGGGCTGATGCTGAAAGAGCAGCAACCTTACTAAGGTTGCATGAAAAACTCCCACAGAAGGCTTTTGAAAATGATGAGACTGAGAAAGAAAATAGTGCATCCAGCACCAATATGTCTTGTATTGAAAGAATTTTGAAGAATTATGATAGGATCACAGTAAAAAACTATGGATCACTTTTCGATTCTTTATACCAAGACCTTGATGTTTCTGTAAGTCCAGAAAATGCTCTTAGCAGCTCAGATGAGGGATTCGTCAAATCGTTAGTCTTCAATGCATGCTTTGGCACCCAATGG AGAATAGTTGcgtcattgatggatttggatgCTGTTAGGCAGTTGACAGAAGAAAACCTTTTAGAAACGCAACCGAACTTGTACTCCATGCCACATATTTGGGCCAAAGAAGTGCATAATACACACCCCTATACCGAAGTCAGAAATATGATTCAAGAATTGCTAGACagttaa